A section of the Desulfitibacter sp. BRH_c19 genome encodes:
- the kbaY gene encoding tagatose-bisphosphate aldolase (catalyzes the reversible reaction of dihydroxyacetone phosphate with glyceraldehyde 3-phosphate to produce tagatose 1,6-bisphosphate; in enteric bacteria there are two D-tagatose 1,6-bisphosphate-specific aldolases: KbaY (also called AgaY), involved in catabolism of N-acetyl-galactosamine and D-galactosamine, and GatY which is part of the galactitol catabolism pathway) yields the protein MPLVTVKELLDGAERGKYAIGAFNCNSMEIIQAIVQAAEEENSPVIVQASQGAIKYAGLEYITTLTKLAAEQTKVPVALHLDHGTSFEQVVRCIRHGFTSVMIDGSAHPLPENIALTNKVIEIARAVGVSVEAELGKIGGTEDDITVSEREATFTDPEEARQFVEATGVDAIAIAIGTAHGVYKGEPKLDFERLEKISSLIDVPIVLHGSSGVPDEAIKRAIDLGVRKVNIDTNIREAFVKKARQIMEEKPKEIDPRKILGPARQAMKEVIMEKIRLFGSSGKA from the coding sequence ATGCCACTAGTTACTGTTAAGGAACTGTTGGATGGAGCCGAGAGGGGTAAATATGCTATAGGTGCTTTTAACTGTAATAGCATGGAAATTATTCAAGCAATAGTTCAAGCTGCTGAGGAGGAGAATTCTCCAGTTATTGTGCAGGCTAGCCAGGGTGCAATTAAATACGCAGGTTTAGAATATATCACAACCCTGACTAAATTAGCAGCTGAGCAGACTAAGGTACCAGTAGCATTACATTTGGATCATGGAACAAGTTTTGAGCAGGTTGTGAGATGTATAAGACATGGCTTTACTTCTGTAATGATTGATGGCTCAGCTCATCCATTGCCCGAAAATATAGCATTAACTAATAAAGTTATTGAGATAGCTAGAGCTGTAGGGGTTAGTGTTGAAGCTGAACTTGGCAAAATAGGCGGAACAGAGGATGATATAACAGTTAGTGAAAGGGAGGCTACTTTTACAGATCCAGAGGAAGCGAGACAATTTGTAGAAGCTACTGGAGTTGATGCTATTGCAATCGCAATAGGTACAGCTCATGGTGTATATAAGGGGGAGCCAAAACTTGACTTTGAAAGACTAGAAAAGATTTCCTCATTGATAGATGTACCAATAGTTTTGCATGGATCTTCAGGTGTACCAGATGAGGCAATTAAACGTGCCATTGACCTTGGAGTTAGAAAGGTTAACATAGATACTAACATAAGAGAAGCTTTTGTGAAAAAGGCCAGACAAATCATGGAAGAAAAACCAAAGGAAATAGATCCAAGAAAAATTTTGGGTCCAGCGAGGCAAGCAATGAAAGAAGTAATAATGGAAAAAATCCGACTCTTTGGGAGTAGCGGTAAAGCATAG
- a CDS encoding fructose-6-phosphate aldolase (similar to novel fructose-6-phosphate aldolase from Escherichia coli; enzyme from Methanocaldococcus janaschii shows transaldolase activity) encodes MKIFIDTANIEEIKEANDLGVISGVTTNPSLIAKEGRNFEEVVNEICQIVDGPISAEVISMQADGMIQEARKLVKIHTNIVIKIPMCAEGLKAVKVISNEGIKTNVTLIFSANQALLAARAGATYVSPFVGRLDDISHNGMEIISEIARIFAQHGLSTEIIAASIRNPIHAKDAALLGADIATIPYKIILQMIKHPLTDIGIKKFLDDWSKMDR; translated from the coding sequence ATGAAAATATTTATTGATACAGCTAACATTGAAGAAATTAAAGAAGCAAATGATTTAGGAGTGATTAGTGGTGTTACCACAAATCCTTCATTAATTGCCAAGGAAGGTAGGAATTTTGAAGAAGTTGTCAATGAAATATGCCAGATAGTAGATGGCCCTATAAGTGCTGAAGTTATAAGTATGCAGGCAGATGGAATGATACAAGAAGCTAGGAAATTGGTAAAAATACATACTAATATAGTAATCAAGATACCCATGTGTGCTGAGGGCCTAAAGGCTGTAAAAGTAATAAGTAATGAAGGTATAAAAACAAATGTCACTCTCATTTTTAGTGCAAATCAAGCATTGCTTGCTGCTAGAGCAGGAGCTACCTATGTAAGTCCTTTCGTGGGCAGATTAGATGATATCAGCCATAATGGGATGGAAATAATATCAGAAATAGCCCGGATCTTTGCACAACATGGTCTTAGCACAGAAATTATTGCAGCAAGCATACGTAATCCAATTCATGCAAAGGATGCAGCCCTTTTAGGAGCAGATATTGCAACGATTCCCTACAAAATAATATTGCAGATGATTAAGCATCCTTTAACAGATATAGGTATTAAAAAATTCCTTGACGATTGGAGTAAAATGGATAGATAA
- the glpX gene encoding fructose 1,6-bisphosphatase (type II fructose 1,6-bisphosphatae; in Escherichia coli this protein forms a dimer and binds manganese) yields MERELALEFARVTEAAALASARWMGRGDKMAADDAAVRAMRAVFDTVNIDGTVVIGEGEMDEAPMLYIGEKLGTGKLPCVDVAVDPLEGTTIVSKGLTGAIAVLAVAPKGCFLHAPDMYMDKIAVGPLAKGKVSLDAPVEENLLAVSKALNRSVEELTIVILDRERHKKLIDDVRKAGARIRLITDGDVSPAVATAFEDSGVDMMMGIGGAPEGVLAAAALACLGGDMQARLVPENKKEIERIHQMGIADETKLLKLEDLVKGDVIFAATGITDSSSLRGVRYNARGASTHTLVMRSRTGTVRFIEAWHRFDKKPLMDKIRG; encoded by the coding sequence TTGGAAAGAGAATTGGCTTTGGAGTTTGCCCGTGTTACTGAGGCAGCAGCTTTGGCTTCAGCTCGGTGGATGGGGAGAGGAGATAAGATGGCTGCAGATGACGCAGCTGTTAGGGCCATGAGGGCAGTCTTTGATACTGTGAATATTGATGGTACAGTAGTTATTGGTGAAGGAGAAATGGATGAAGCTCCAATGCTATATATAGGTGAAAAGCTTGGGACAGGAAAACTTCCTTGTGTGGATGTTGCAGTAGACCCATTAGAAGGCACTACAATTGTATCTAAGGGTCTAACTGGCGCAATAGCAGTTCTAGCTGTAGCTCCTAAAGGATGTTTTTTACACGCCCCTGACATGTATATGGATAAAATTGCAGTAGGTCCCCTAGCAAAGGGTAAAGTTAGTCTAGATGCACCTGTGGAGGAGAATTTACTAGCAGTATCTAAAGCTTTAAATAGGAGCGTTGAAGAGCTTACTATTGTTATTCTTGATAGAGAAAGGCATAAAAAACTAATTGATGATGTTAGAAAAGCGGGAGCTAGAATAAGATTAATAACAGATGGAGATGTATCACCTGCCGTAGCTACAGCCTTTGAGGATTCTGGTGTTGATATGATGATGGGTATTGGAGGAGCACCTGAGGGAGTATTAGCAGCAGCTGCTTTAGCTTGTCTAGGAGGAGATATGCAAGCAAGACTGGTACCTGAAAATAAAAAAGAAATAGAAAGAATTCACCAAATGGGAATAGCGGACGAAACTAAACTGTTAAAGCTTGAAGATTTAGTAAAGGGTGATGTGATTTTTGCAGCTACAGGTATTACAGATAGTAGTTCGCTTAGAGGTGTGAGGTATAACGCTCGAGGAGCATCTACTCACACACTTGTAATGCGTTCTCGCACAGGAACAGTTAGATTTATAGAGGCATGGCATAGATTTGATAAAAAGCCATTGATGGATAAAATCCGAGGCTAA
- a CDS encoding transcription termination factor Rho has translation MAELYAMARQIQLTGYSKLRKKELIFEILKAKVEKDGQLFAQGILDILPDGYGFLRPFSYLPSKDDIYVSTSQIRRFDMRTGDRVAGLVRPPKDGERYFALLRVESINSLDPELSPKRLHFDALTPVYPMERLTLESNLQDISSRIIDLISPVGKGQRGLIVAPPKAGKTVLLKKIANSIYANYPDLELMVLLIDERPEEVTDIERSVHGDVIASTFDEPPESHVKAADMVLERAKRLVEHGKDVIILMDSLTRLARAQNLVVPPSGRTLSGGVDPSSLHKPKRFFGAARKIEEGGSLTILATALIETGSRMDEVIFEEFKGTGNMELILDRKLSDRRLFPSIDVKRSGTRREELLLSKEELELIWNFRKVTNNMGTVEVTEMLVEALKKTKTNADLVRALPQLFPK, from the coding sequence ATGGCAGAGTTGTATGCTATGGCAAGGCAAATCCAGCTTACTGGCTATTCAAAGTTGCGTAAAAAAGAGTTAATATTTGAGATCCTAAAGGCTAAAGTCGAAAAGGATGGTCAACTTTTTGCCCAAGGTATTTTAGATATTCTACCTGATGGATATGGTTTTTTAAGACCTTTTTCTTACTTGCCAAGCAAGGATGACATTTACGTATCCACATCTCAAATACGCAGATTTGATATGAGAACCGGTGATAGAGTGGCAGGTCTAGTTAGGCCCCCAAAGGATGGAGAAAGGTATTTTGCTCTTTTGAGAGTTGAATCCATTAATAGTTTAGACCCTGAATTATCCCCAAAAAGGCTCCACTTCGATGCATTAACTCCCGTTTACCCTATGGAAAGACTAACATTGGAAAGTAATTTACAAGATATATCTTCAAGGATTATTGATTTAATATCACCTGTTGGTAAAGGACAAAGAGGGTTAATTGTTGCCCCTCCAAAAGCAGGTAAAACAGTACTTCTTAAAAAAATCGCCAATTCCATCTATGCAAATTACCCAGATTTGGAGTTAATGGTCCTATTGATAGACGAAAGGCCTGAAGAAGTAACTGATATAGAAAGATCTGTACATGGTGATGTAATCGCATCTACCTTTGACGAACCCCCTGAAAGCCATGTTAAAGCAGCTGATATGGTTTTGGAAAGAGCCAAACGACTTGTGGAGCATGGTAAAGACGTTATCATTTTAATGGACAGCCTTACAAGGCTTGCACGAGCACAGAATTTGGTTGTACCTCCAAGCGGCAGAACTTTGTCGGGAGGTGTAGATCCATCTTCTCTTCATAAACCTAAGAGATTTTTTGGTGCTGCAAGAAAGATAGAAGAAGGGGGCAGTCTGACAATATTAGCCACGGCTTTAATTGAAACAGGCAGTAGGATGGATGAAGTAATTTTCGAGGAGTTCAAAGGGACAGGTAATATGGAACTAATTCTAGACAGAAAATTGTCTGATAGAAGGCTATTCCCTAGCATTGATGTTAAGCGTTCAGGCACAAGAAGGGAAGAACTGCTGCTTTCAAAAGAAGAATTAGAGCTTATCTGGAATTTCCGAAAGGTTACTAATAATATGGGTACAGTTGAAGTAACTGAAATGCTAGTAGAAGCTCTTAAAAAGACTAAAACCAATGCAGATTTAGTAAGGGCCCTACCCCAGCTATTTCCAAAGTGA
- a CDS encoding phenylacetate--CoA ligase: MAIQAELVEKRHEFKNQFPSRKVTELLNRLYFNSEVYKKKLAKTGYSPVLDITFDEFSNLPFTEKHELREGGPLSMLAVPEEDVIRIHSSSGTTGKPVVIPYTQQDVDQWAQMMKRCYELAGVTKRDRVHITPGYGLWTAGIGFQAGVEKLGAMAVPMGPGNTDKQLEMMIDLKSSVLIGTSSYGLLLAEEIHSRGIKDKIHLKTGIFGSERWGEKMRRKIEELLGIEAFDIYGLTEVYGPGIALDCKYHQGMHYWSDHLFMEIIDPITGDPLPPGELGELVITTLTKEAMPLIRYRTRDLTRIINEPCLCGCPHPRLDRILGRTDDMIKVKGVNIYPGQVDNLLKEIQGLSSEYQIFISRKEGRDKLLIKVEKEKHTSCINLEKIIEADFKNKIGITVNVEVVDCGLLPRSEKKTKRVFDERE; encoded by the coding sequence ATGGCTATTCAAGCTGAGCTAGTTGAGAAAAGACATGAATTTAAAAATCAATTTCCAAGCAGAAAAGTTACTGAACTGTTAAATAGGCTTTATTTTAATTCTGAGGTTTATAAGAAAAAACTTGCCAAGACAGGATATAGCCCTGTTTTAGACATCACTTTTGATGAATTCTCCAACCTTCCATTTACTGAAAAGCATGAGCTTAGAGAAGGGGGGCCCCTTTCTATGTTAGCAGTACCAGAAGAAGATGTTATTAGAATTCATTCTTCCTCAGGAACAACGGGAAAACCTGTAGTTATCCCCTATACTCAACAAGATGTAGATCAGTGGGCCCAAATGATGAAACGTTGTTATGAACTTGCTGGGGTTACTAAAAGAGATAGGGTGCATATTACACCAGGCTATGGTTTATGGACTGCGGGAATAGGCTTCCAGGCTGGAGTAGAAAAGCTTGGGGCAATGGCTGTACCAATGGGCCCTGGGAATACTGATAAACAGTTGGAAATGATGATAGATCTTAAAAGCTCTGTATTAATTGGAACTTCCTCCTATGGACTTTTATTAGCTGAGGAAATTCACAGCAGGGGTATCAAGGATAAAATACATCTTAAAACAGGAATTTTTGGATCAGAACGCTGGGGAGAAAAAATGCGCCGCAAAATTGAGGAGCTTCTCGGCATAGAAGCATTTGACATATATGGATTGACCGAAGTATACGGACCTGGAATTGCCCTTGATTGCAAGTATCATCAGGGGATGCATTACTGGTCAGATCACCTTTTCATGGAAATTATTGACCCCATAACAGGAGATCCCCTGCCACCTGGAGAATTAGGAGAACTGGTAATTACAACACTTACTAAAGAAGCTATGCCTTTAATTCGTTATAGAACCAGGGATTTGACTCGCATAATTAATGAGCCTTGTTTGTGTGGCTGCCCACATCCACGCCTGGATAGAATATTAGGTAGAACTGATGATATGATTAAAGTCAAGGGAGTTAATATCTATCCTGGTCAAGTTGATAATCTATTAAAGGAAATTCAAGGCTTAAGTAGTGAATATCAGATATTTATATCTAGGAAAGAAGGCAGAGACAAGCTGCTTATTAAGGTGGAGAAAGAAAAGCACACTAGCTGCATTAACCTGGAAAAAATAATTGAAGCTGACTTTAAAAATAAAATTGGAATTACAGTTAATGTAGAAGTGGTAGATTGTGGTTTGCTGCCTAGAAGTGAAAAGAAGACAAAAAGAGTTTTTGATGAAAGAGAATAA
- a CDS encoding carbon starvation protein CstA, with protein sequence MSAILVLVIGIVCFLIAYVTYGAWLAKQWGIDPTKPTPAHSQCDNVDYCPAKSPVLLGHHFSSISGAGPIVGPIAASIFGWVPVALWIIVGSIFVGGVHDFGSLLASVRHGGKSIGEVIETNIGKTGKKLFAIFAWLTLILVVAAFLNITANTFVSTPSAGTASILFIFLAMAFGYALNVKKMGLVVTTVLGIGLLLLCIYLGQLLPLALSASTWMYLLIVYIFVASVLPVWLLLQPRDYLNSFLLYAILGGAVIGIVMLNPQLEMATYNGFSVNNTYLFPMLFVIVACGAISGFHSLVGSGTTSKQLNNEKDAKLVGYGSMLIEGVLALVALITAAYLLGPKLTELLAGGPINVFADGIGNFLVVFGIKFEIGKQFGALALSAFALTSLDTATRLGRFIFQEYFIADGNEKAVLGNRFVATGITVFIGGLLAFRGWALIWPMFGTANQLLAALSLITVAVWLKKSGKNNKMLTIPTIFMFAATLIATVLLLQSNLVAGNFLLVGIGAALFVLAIVLIVMAVKALSAPPSGKDSNIKA encoded by the coding sequence ATGAGTGCTATACTAGTACTAGTAATTGGAATAGTATGTTTCTTAATTGCGTATGTAACGTATGGTGCTTGGCTAGCAAAACAATGGGGTATAGATCCAACTAAACCTACCCCAGCACATAGTCAATGTGATAATGTAGATTATTGCCCTGCTAAATCTCCAGTACTTCTAGGACATCATTTTTCATCTATTTCAGGAGCTGGTCCCATAGTTGGGCCAATAGCTGCCAGTATATTTGGCTGGGTTCCCGTAGCTTTATGGATTATAGTTGGTTCGATATTTGTTGGTGGAGTTCACGACTTTGGGTCTCTGTTAGCCTCTGTCCGACATGGAGGTAAGTCAATTGGTGAAGTCATAGAGACAAATATTGGAAAAACAGGTAAAAAGCTTTTTGCAATATTTGCCTGGTTAACCCTGATTTTAGTCGTTGCTGCTTTTCTTAATATTACTGCAAATACTTTTGTTTCAACTCCGTCTGCTGGGACTGCATCTATTCTATTTATTTTCTTGGCAATGGCCTTTGGTTACGCCCTAAATGTAAAGAAAATGGGACTTGTTGTTACAACTGTTTTAGGTATAGGACTATTATTGCTTTGCATTTATCTTGGACAATTATTACCATTAGCACTTTCCGCAAGCACTTGGATGTATCTGCTTATTGTGTATATTTTTGTTGCCTCAGTTTTACCTGTGTGGCTTCTACTGCAACCTAGGGACTACTTAAACTCATTCCTGCTATACGCAATTTTAGGCGGAGCTGTCATAGGAATAGTGATGTTAAACCCTCAATTAGAAATGGCTACGTATAATGGATTTAGTGTAAATAACACTTATCTTTTCCCGATGCTCTTTGTTATTGTAGCCTGTGGAGCTATATCTGGCTTTCACTCCCTTGTAGGCTCAGGAACTACCTCTAAACAGTTAAATAATGAGAAAGATGCAAAATTAGTAGGTTATGGTTCTATGCTTATAGAAGGGGTTCTTGCCCTCGTAGCATTAATAACAGCTGCTTATTTGCTTGGTCCAAAGCTTACTGAGCTTTTAGCAGGGGGGCCAATTAATGTTTTTGCAGATGGAATAGGTAATTTTCTAGTAGTTTTTGGAATAAAATTTGAAATTGGCAAGCAATTTGGTGCACTTGCTTTATCGGCTTTTGCTTTAACTAGCTTAGATACTGCAACACGTTTAGGCCGTTTCATTTTCCAAGAATACTTTATAGCTGATGGCAATGAAAAGGCAGTATTAGGAAATCGCTTTGTAGCAACTGGTATTACAGTATTTATTGGGGGTCTTCTGGCATTTCGTGGATGGGCATTAATTTGGCCAATGTTTGGGACTGCCAATCAACTTTTGGCTGCACTATCTCTTATTACGGTAGCAGTTTGGTTGAAAAAATCAGGTAAAAATAATAAAATGCTAACTATACCAACAATATTTATGTTTGCAGCTACCTTGATTGCTACTGTTCTTCTTCTCCAGAGTAATTTAGTAGCAGGCAACTTCCTGCTAGTAGGCATTGGTGCCGCATTATTTGTACTAGCCATAGTATTAATAGTCATGGCAGTTAAAGCATTGTCCGCACCACCATCTGGAAAAGACAGCAACATTAAGGCTTAA
- a CDS encoding 50S ribosomal protein L31: protein MKKDTHPKYEATTVTCACGTTFETKSTSKEIRVEVCSKCHPFYTGSKSRLVEKGGRVERFKKKYGMDG, encoded by the coding sequence ATGAAAAAAGATACTCACCCAAAATATGAGGCTACAACAGTAACTTGTGCATGTGGTACTACATTTGAGACCAAGTCTACGAGTAAAGAAATTAGGGTTGAAGTATGCTCGAAATGCCATCCTTTCTATACCGGTTCAAAATCACGTTTGGTTGAAAAAGGTGGCCGGGTTGAAAGATTTAAAAAGAAATATGGTATGGATGGTTAA
- a CDS encoding peptide chain release factor 1, which produces MFDKLESLDKKYEELNLMMTDTKVLTNQKELQRVAKAHSDLQDVVTAYRAYKKAVEDYNEAEGLLREGGLEADFKEMVEMEKDKATETKERLAEKLRLLLLPKDPNDSKNVIMEIRGGAGGDEAALFAGDLFRLYVKYAESKGWKVEVLNSHETDIGGFKEVAFLIEGHGAYSLLKYESGVHRVQRIPSTESGGRIHTSTATVAVLPEAEEVDIAIDQNDLKIDVFCSSGPGGQSVNTTQSAVRVTHIPTGIVVSCQDEKSQLKNKDKALKVLRAKIYDKAQEEQHQAMAGDRKSQVGTGDRSERIRTFNYPQGRVTDHRIGLTLHKLDMILLGDIQDIIDALITHDQSQQLKGVE; this is translated from the coding sequence ATGTTTGATAAGTTAGAAAGCCTTGATAAAAAATATGAAGAGCTAAATCTAATGATGACAGATACAAAGGTTTTAACAAATCAAAAGGAACTACAAAGGGTAGCAAAGGCTCATTCAGATCTACAGGATGTAGTTACCGCCTATCGAGCCTATAAGAAGGCGGTAGAAGATTACAATGAGGCTGAAGGACTTCTTAGAGAAGGGGGACTTGAAGCTGATTTTAAAGAAATGGTAGAGATGGAAAAGGATAAAGCTACAGAAACCAAGGAACGACTTGCTGAAAAGCTTAGATTACTTCTTTTGCCGAAGGATCCAAATGACAGCAAAAACGTTATTATGGAGATTAGAGGTGGAGCGGGTGGAGATGAAGCAGCCCTCTTTGCAGGAGACCTCTTTAGACTCTATGTAAAATATGCTGAAAGTAAAGGCTGGAAGGTAGAAGTTTTAAACTCCCATGAAACTGATATTGGAGGTTTTAAAGAAGTGGCTTTCTTGATAGAAGGTCACGGTGCATACAGCTTATTGAAATACGAAAGTGGCGTCCATAGGGTTCAAAGAATTCCTTCAACAGAGTCTGGGGGAAGGATTCATACTTCAACCGCTACAGTTGCAGTTTTACCTGAAGCAGAGGAAGTGGATATTGCAATTGATCAAAATGATTTAAAGATTGACGTGTTTTGCTCAAGTGGCCCTGGTGGCCAATCTGTAAATACAACGCAATCAGCTGTTAGGGTTACACATATTCCTACTGGAATAGTTGTTTCCTGTCAAGATGAAAAGTCACAGTTAAAAAATAAGGACAAGGCTCTAAAGGTTTTAAGAGCCAAGATTTATGATAAAGCGCAAGAAGAACAGCACCAGGCCATGGCAGGTGATAGAAAGAGCCAGGTAGGAACAGGTGACAGGAGTGAAAGGATTCGTACCTTTAATTATCCACAAGGTAGAGTAACTGACCATAGAATAGGATTAACACTCCACAAGCTTGACATGATACTGCTGGGAGACATTCAGGACATAATTGATGCCCTTATAACACATGACCAATCTCAGCAATTAAAAGGGGTAGAGTAA
- a CDS encoding tRNA threonylcarbamoyladenosine biosynthesis protein, translated as MITKYRKVDPLYPNIMILKEAAETIRDGGLVAFPTETVYGLGADGFNEDALEKIFIAKGRPMDNPLILHVASTKDVMDIASYVSAKAKKAINAFCPGPLTLVLPKNPQVPYEATAGLPTVAVRIPSHPIALKLIKLARVPVAAPSANLSGRPSTTTGFHVLKDLKGKIEMIVDGGPSRWGIESSVVDFTGDTPTILRPGAITKEMLESVVGQVHYDPGLSDNRIAPKSPGVKYIHYAPRGDMYLVQGDDPTMVASKLNELVKKYKSNGNRVALIATDEILKIIDSKQPDYKASLGSKHEQELIASRIYHLLRNCDKFNMDVILTEGLSEKGLGVAIMNRLLKASGNRVIKAE; from the coding sequence ATGATTACAAAATACCGAAAAGTGGATCCACTTTATCCTAACATAATGATTTTAAAAGAAGCAGCCGAGACTATTAGAGACGGAGGGCTTGTTGCTTTTCCAACTGAAACAGTCTATGGTCTTGGAGCAGATGGTTTTAATGAAGACGCCCTTGAAAAAATATTTATTGCTAAGGGCCGACCAATGGATAATCCATTAATATTACATGTTGCTTCTACAAAAGATGTTATGGATATAGCTAGTTATGTTTCTGCGAAAGCTAAAAAGGCCATAAATGCCTTTTGCCCAGGACCATTAACCTTAGTCTTGCCTAAGAACCCTCAAGTTCCTTATGAGGCTACTGCTGGTTTACCAACAGTAGCTGTTAGGATACCTTCCCATCCTATAGCATTGAAGCTAATTAAGCTTGCCAGGGTACCTGTTGCAGCACCTAGTGCCAATCTGTCAGGTAGGCCTAGTACCACTACAGGTTTTCATGTTCTAAAAGATCTAAAGGGCAAAATTGAGATGATTGTGGATGGTGGGCCTAGTCGTTGGGGTATAGAATCATCAGTAGTAGACTTTACAGGTGACACTCCAACTATTCTAAGACCAGGTGCGATTACCAAGGAAATGCTTGAAAGTGTAGTTGGACAAGTTCATTATGATCCTGGTTTAAGTGATAATAGAATAGCTCCTAAATCACCAGGTGTAAAATATATTCATTATGCACCTAGGGGAGATATGTATTTAGTACAAGGTGATGATCCTACAATGGTTGCATCCAAGCTAAATGAGCTTGTTAAAAAATATAAAAGCAATGGCAATAGGGTAGCCCTTATCGCTACTGATGAAATCCTCAAAATTATTGACAGCAAACAACCGGACTATAAGGCAAGCCTAGGTTCAAAACATGAGCAGGAATTAATTGCATCGAGAATCTACCATTTGCTTCGTAATTGTGATAAATTTAATATGGATGTTATTTTGACAGAAGGCTTATCTGAAAAAGGACTCGGTGTAGCAATCATGAATCGTCTATTAAAGGCGAGTGGAAATAGAGTTATAAAAGCTGAGTAA
- a CDS encoding ribose-5-phosphate isomerase, with protein sequence MKVAIASDHGGFVLKGKVIEFLKEKGIEHSDMGTYNCESVDYPEFGEKVALAVSQGGFDRGICVCGTGIGIGIAANKVPGIRAALCHDTFSARAAREHNDTNILCLGERVIGPGLAMDIIDIWLKTDFAGGRHSKRVDKVTEIERKYNR encoded by the coding sequence ATGAAGGTAGCAATAGCTAGTGACCATGGTGGTTTTGTGCTGAAGGGGAAAGTTATAGAATTTCTAAAGGAAAAGGGAATAGAGCATTCAGATATGGGTACATATAATTGTGAATCAGTGGACTATCCTGAGTTTGGAGAAAAGGTAGCCTTGGCTGTTTCACAGGGAGGCTTCGACAGAGGGATCTGTGTATGTGGGACTGGAATAGGTATTGGAATTGCTGCTAATAAAGTTCCAGGTATCCGAGCAGCCTTGTGTCACGACACTTTTTCCGCAAGGGCTGCAAGAGAACATAATGATACTAATATACTTTGCTTAGGAGAAAGAGTTATTGGCCCTGGTTTGGCAATGGATATTATAGATATATGGCTAAAAACTGACTTTGCAGGCGGTAGACATTCAAAAAGAGTAGACAAGGTTACAGAGATTGAGAGAAAATACAACAGGTGA